Proteins from a genomic interval of Salinarchaeum sp. Harcht-Bsk1:
- a CDS encoding RDD family protein, with amino-acid sequence MTEDDGLQRCGLGIRGIAMTVDSFVWLALFMIATLAIGAATGQVETTANEVDATVEGTAGTVAFLTWLGLGVGYHTVLEWKYGKTLGKYLVGIEAVEADGSVLSLRSSLVRNLLRLIDWLPMFYGIAIVLVAISSDHERLGDRLGGTAVVRN; translated from the coding sequence ATGACGGAAGACGACGGCCTGCAACGGTGTGGGCTCGGCATCCGTGGTATCGCGATGACGGTCGACTCCTTCGTCTGGCTGGCGCTATTCATGATCGCAACGCTGGCCATCGGGGCAGCGACTGGACAGGTCGAAACGACCGCCAACGAGGTGGACGCGACGGTGGAGGGAACGGCGGGGACGGTCGCGTTCCTGACCTGGCTCGGCCTCGGCGTCGGCTATCACACTGTCCTCGAGTGGAAGTATGGCAAGACGCTCGGCAAGTACCTCGTGGGGATCGAGGCCGTCGAGGCGGACGGCTCCGTCCTCTCCCTCCGCTCGTCGCTCGTCCGGAACCTCCTGCGACTGATCGACTGGCTCCCGATGTTCTACGGGATCGCGATCGTGCTCGTGGCGATCTCCAGCGACCACGAGCGACTCGGCGATCGCCTCGGCGGCACGGCCGTCGTCAGGAACTGA
- a CDS encoding NUDIX domain-containing protein, protein MGTTENDAGSAEAADVGGSEEGADAEEPLEHPNAGQDVIAVDEQDETEGTVNRLDAHTGEGIRHRAFTCLLFDEDGRILLAQRSPDKRLWDTHWDGTVASHPVEGQTQEEATEERLEEELGITPDQYTDLRVTDRFEYKRYFEDQGVEHEVCAVLQATLTDTDLDPDEGEVAGVLWAPYDRLHENPRWYRQLRLCPWFEIAMRRDVD, encoded by the coding sequence ATGGGTACCACGGAGAACGACGCCGGATCTGCCGAAGCGGCCGACGTCGGGGGCAGCGAGGAGGGCGCCGACGCCGAGGAGCCACTCGAACACCCCAACGCGGGCCAGGACGTCATCGCCGTCGACGAGCAGGACGAGACGGAGGGGACCGTCAACCGACTCGACGCCCACACGGGCGAGGGCATCCGCCACCGCGCCTTCACCTGCCTGCTGTTCGACGAGGACGGCCGAATCCTCCTCGCCCAGCGCAGCCCCGACAAGCGCCTCTGGGACACCCACTGGGACGGCACCGTCGCCTCCCATCCGGTCGAGGGCCAGACCCAGGAAGAGGCCACCGAGGAGCGCCTCGAAGAGGAACTCGGCATCACGCCCGACCAGTACACCGACCTCCGCGTCACGGACCGCTTCGAGTACAAGCGCTACTTCGAGGACCAGGGCGTCGAGCACGAGGTCTGTGCCGTCCTGCAGGCGACGCTGACCGACACCGACCTCGATCCCGACGAGGGGGAGGTCGCTGGCGTGCTCTGGGCGCCGTACGATCGACTGCACGAGAACCCGCGCTGGTACCGGCAGCTACGACTGTGTCCGTGGTTCGAGATCGCGATGCGGCGGGACGTGGACTGA
- a CDS encoding diacylglycerol kinase family protein produces the protein MSPPAPLAGSDGDRVLVLNPAAGDGEHAATIYDLAGQYDFEIRETDSAEDVVETAADAAPDASMLAAAGGDGTLTRAVRGIDRADAFDDTTFGVVPAGTGNSFAGNLGITGLEHAFEVLTEGEIRTIDVGTIDDTPFLNSVVAGLTAESSADTASASKERWGVLAYAMTTASTAAAFDGLHLTIDPVDSDPWETEAGIVMIGNGRRFPRPGGSQAHLEDGLLDVAVVEQASTLELAGQSLRHAVSEADGVAEFRTQSVTVEIHGDRDRISVDGEIETAESFSAGVRPGVLELAVGESYDPDPDGYESDPDGDDPEPERDDPEPDGSADADSVPTGLEEQ, from the coding sequence ATGTCCCCGCCAGCGCCTCTAGCCGGCAGTGACGGCGATCGCGTCCTCGTCCTCAACCCCGCCGCCGGCGACGGCGAGCACGCGGCCACGATCTACGACCTCGCCGGCCAGTACGACTTCGAGATCCGTGAGACAGATTCCGCCGAGGACGTCGTCGAGACGGCGGCCGACGCAGCGCCGGACGCGTCGATGCTCGCCGCTGCGGGCGGCGACGGCACGCTGACCCGTGCAGTCCGGGGGATCGACCGGGCGGACGCCTTCGACGATACGACGTTCGGCGTGGTCCCCGCCGGCACCGGCAACAGCTTCGCGGGGAATCTCGGTATTACCGGCCTGGAACACGCCTTCGAGGTGCTGACCGAGGGCGAGATCCGGACGATCGACGTCGGAACGATCGACGACACCCCGTTCCTGAACTCCGTCGTCGCCGGCCTGACCGCCGAATCCAGCGCCGACACAGCATCGGCGTCGAAAGAGCGCTGGGGCGTGCTCGCCTACGCGATGACGACCGCGAGCACGGCGGCGGCCTTCGACGGCCTCCACCTGACGATCGATCCGGTCGACAGCGACCCCTGGGAGACCGAGGCCGGCATCGTCATGATCGGCAACGGTCGACGATTTCCCCGTCCCGGTGGCAGCCAGGCGCACCTCGAAGACGGTCTGCTCGACGTGGCGGTGGTCGAGCAGGCGTCGACGCTGGAACTCGCGGGCCAGTCGCTGCGCCACGCGGTCAGCGAGGCCGACGGCGTCGCGGAGTTCCGCACGCAGTCCGTGACCGTCGAGATCCACGGCGATCGCGATCGGATCAGCGTCGACGGCGAAATCGAGACCGCGGAGTCGTTCAGCGCCGGCGTCCGCCCGGGCGTCCTCGAACTCGCGGTCGGCGAGAGCTACGATCCCGACCCCGACGGCTACGAATCCGACCCCGACGGCGACGACCCCGAACCTGAGCGCGACGACCCCGAACCGGACGGGTCCGCGGACGCAGATTCGGTCCCCACGGGCCTCGAGGAGCAGTGA
- a CDS encoding PHP domain-containing protein, which produces MYAVDLHTHTRFFHGFEARSTAFDPVGARLLTALAKRRGLDALAVTNHDYSWLPTGHPHARRAGAHQGSDVRLDGGTAARGPDQPDEFLTLPGIEISTTRGHLLVVGPDPPAFTEPGTLAPDEAIDLAHERGCAAIIPHPFRASTVRETDATADAVEVNGKHTHHKERVALLAEERDCPIVGGSDAHYPVEVGRSYTRVDAEELTPESVVDAIRDGRVEPAVREYRLDRVLTPVYSAIHRLKGDTSS; this is translated from the coding sequence GTGTACGCCGTCGACCTCCACACGCACACCCGGTTCTTCCACGGCTTCGAGGCACGATCGACGGCGTTCGATCCCGTGGGCGCCCGATTGCTGACGGCGCTGGCGAAGCGACGGGGGCTCGACGCCCTGGCGGTGACGAACCACGACTACTCGTGGCTCCCCACGGGTCATCCCCACGCCCGGCGAGCGGGTGCCCACCAGGGCAGCGACGTCCGACTCGACGGCGGCACCGCGGCCAGGGGGCCGGATCAGCCGGACGAGTTCCTCACGCTCCCCGGGATCGAGATCTCGACGACCCGGGGGCACCTGCTCGTCGTCGGCCCCGATCCGCCGGCGTTCACGGAGCCCGGTACGCTCGCGCCCGACGAGGCGATCGACCTGGCACACGAACGGGGTTGCGCCGCGATCATCCCGCATCCGTTCCGGGCGAGCACCGTCCGAGAGACCGACGCGACGGCCGACGCCGTCGAGGTCAACGGCAAGCACACCCACCACAAGGAGCGGGTGGCACTGCTGGCCGAGGAGCGAGACTGTCCGATCGTCGGCGGGAGCGACGCTCACTACCCGGTGGAAGTCGGTCGTTCGTACACGCGTGTGGACGCCGAGGAACTCACGCCGGAGAGCGTCGTCGACGCGATCCGTGACGGTCGCGTGGAACCGGCGGTGCGGGAGTACCGGCTCGACCGGGTGCTCACACCGGTCTACAGCGCGATCCACCGGCTGAAGGGAGACACGTCGAGCTAG
- a CDS encoding Lrp/AsnC family transcriptional regulator: protein MDDLDREILSILRRDSRTPYTEIADEVDTSEGTVRNRVERMLEDGVIERFTVATHTGNIKAMIEVEVDVDVDTQAVSESMADWAQVDFVWMVSGEQDIVLVVDAPDTQGVNDLITQARELSEVVNTKTRLILDEQLG, encoded by the coding sequence ATGGACGATCTGGACCGCGAGATCCTGTCGATCCTGCGTCGGGATTCGCGAACGCCCTACACCGAAATCGCCGACGAGGTGGACACCTCCGAGGGCACCGTCCGCAACCGCGTCGAGCGCATGCTCGAGGACGGCGTGATCGAACGCTTCACCGTCGCTACCCACACCGGGAACATCAAGGCGATGATCGAAGTCGAGGTGGACGTCGACGTCGACACCCAGGCCGTCTCGGAGTCGATGGCCGACTGGGCCCAGGTCGACTTCGTCTGGATGGTCTCCGGCGAGCAGGACATCGTCCTCGTCGTCGACGCGCCCGACACCCAGGGCGTCAACGACCTGATCACGCAGGCCCGGGAGCTCTCCGAGGTCGTCAACACGAAGACGCGGCTCATTCTCGACGAGCAACTCGGCTGA
- the carA gene encoding glutamine-hydrolyzing carbamoyl-phosphate synthase small subunit, producing MDAYVAVEGGQVLEARGRSPGRTNGELVFTTAYTGYEESLTDPSYEEQILTFSYPLIGNYGVREERFESDRVHPRAVVSRELTDDVADWLAEEDVPAVDHIDTRDLVVDIREEGAMECGIAVGEDVTPEDALAELEDCVPMSDHTDIGAQVTVDELTTFNAEGDGAEVALVDCGAKGSITNSLVERGATVHVLPYDATIEDVDAIDPDLLFISNGPGDPANFEAAIELVEDALDEYPLAGICLGQQIVAEALGGETEKMAFGHRGVNQPVMDLRTDQVVMTTQNHGYSVAEPGDVLEVTQINVNDDTPEGLESDEHEIITRQYHPEAHPGPHDSLSFFDDVLAMTDGAPADSAAVADD from the coding sequence ATGGACGCCTACGTCGCGGTGGAAGGTGGCCAGGTGCTCGAGGCACGTGGTCGCTCCCCAGGACGCACGAACGGTGAACTGGTGTTCACGACCGCCTACACTGGGTACGAAGAGAGTCTGACCGATCCCTCCTACGAGGAGCAGATCCTGACCTTCTCCTACCCGCTGATCGGGAACTACGGCGTCCGAGAGGAACGCTTCGAGTCCGACCGGGTCCACCCCCGGGCCGTCGTTTCCCGCGAACTCACCGACGACGTCGCCGACTGGCTCGCCGAGGAGGACGTGCCCGCCGTCGACCACATCGACACCCGCGACCTCGTCGTGGACATCCGCGAGGAGGGTGCGATGGAGTGTGGCATCGCCGTCGGCGAGGACGTCACGCCCGAGGACGCGCTCGCGGAACTCGAGGACTGCGTCCCGATGAGCGACCACACCGACATCGGCGCGCAGGTCACCGTCGACGAACTCACGACGTTCAACGCCGAGGGCGACGGCGCGGAGGTTGCGCTCGTCGACTGCGGCGCCAAGGGCTCGATCACGAACTCGCTCGTCGAGCGCGGCGCGACCGTCCACGTCCTCCCCTACGACGCGACGATCGAGGACGTCGACGCCATCGACCCGGACCTGCTGTTCATCTCGAACGGCCCCGGCGACCCCGCGAACTTCGAGGCCGCCATCGAACTCGTCGAGGACGCCCTGGACGAGTACCCCCTCGCCGGCATCTGCCTCGGCCAGCAGATCGTCGCCGAGGCTCTCGGCGGCGAGACCGAGAAGATGGCCTTCGGCCACCGCGGCGTGAACCAGCCCGTCATGGACCTCCGCACGGACCAGGTCGTCATGACGACCCAGAACCACGGCTACTCCGTCGCCGAGCCCGGCGACGTCCTCGAGGTCACGCAGATCAACGTCAACGACGACACGCCGGAGGGCCTGGAGTCCGACGAGCACGAGATCATCACCCGCCAGTACCACCCCGAGGCCCATCCGGGGCCCCACGACTCGCTGTCCTTCTTCGACGACGTGCTGGCGATGACCGACGGCGCGCCGGCTGACTCGGCTGCAGTCGCGGACGACTGA
- a CDS encoding HalOD1 output domain-containing protein — protein MAVTASGIEVEAVEYSQDSVTVRTQFDHEKTPASMAVIATLADVLDTDPAALEPLHSTVDTDALDALVRVRPESNGDTQVALSHEGYSITVHSHGVITITPEHERTAAYHGGGRDNDD, from the coding sequence ATGGCCGTAACTGCATCGGGGATTGAAGTCGAAGCCGTCGAGTACTCTCAGGACTCCGTAACTGTTCGCACCCAGTTCGATCACGAGAAGACACCTGCGAGCATGGCCGTTATCGCAACGCTGGCGGACGTACTGGACACTGATCCGGCAGCACTGGAACCGCTCCACTCGACTGTGGACACCGACGCGTTAGATGCGCTCGTTCGCGTTCGCCCCGAGTCGAACGGGGACACGCAGGTTGCACTCTCCCACGAGGGGTATTCGATCACCGTACACAGCCACGGTGTGATCACAATCACACCGGAACACGAACGCACGGCTGCATATCACGGCGGGGGACGGGACAATGACGACTGA
- a CDS encoding helix-turn-helix domain-containing protein, with protein sequence MATVMEFTSPVAEFPLGSVFENLPGVTVELERLIPHETLIIPYFWVRGADTDDMEAAFEPHAGVSNIRLIDSIEDEYLMRAEWEQEYFGILSALAEANVVVLSGTGTKEEWRFEVRGESQETLAAFREYCQENDIPIAITAVHAMLPIQGEGYELTETQREALVLAYERGYFDSPREASLQEIADEIGITQQSLSSRLRRGHHRLIGATLSSTS encoded by the coding sequence ATGGCGACTGTGATGGAGTTCACGAGTCCGGTAGCAGAGTTTCCGCTGGGCAGTGTCTTCGAGAACTTGCCGGGAGTGACGGTCGAACTGGAGCGGCTGATTCCACACGAGACGCTGATCATTCCGTACTTCTGGGTACGCGGTGCGGACACGGACGACATGGAAGCCGCCTTCGAACCACACGCCGGGGTGAGCAATATTCGACTGATCGATAGTATCGAGGACGAGTATCTCATGCGCGCCGAGTGGGAGCAGGAGTACTTCGGTATCTTGAGTGCGCTTGCAGAGGCCAACGTCGTCGTCCTCTCCGGGACTGGAACGAAAGAGGAATGGCGGTTCGAGGTGCGCGGCGAGAGCCAGGAGACGCTCGCCGCGTTTCGAGAGTACTGCCAGGAAAACGACATTCCGATCGCGATCACCGCCGTCCACGCGATGCTTCCGATCCAGGGAGAGGGCTACGAGTTGACCGAGACACAGCGCGAGGCGCTGGTGTTGGCCTACGAGCGGGGCTACTTCGACTCTCCACGCGAGGCGTCGCTCCAAGAGATCGCTGACGAGATCGGCATCACCCAGCAGTCGCTTTCCTCACGTCTTCGACGCGGACATCACCGCCTTATCGGGGCAACGCTCAGCAGCACGTCGTGA
- a CDS encoding helix-turn-helix domain-containing protein: protein MSVIAEVRIPSDDFELGQILSLEQASAIELETLVPSGNVTVPLFWVYEPVENGFRETVERYPTVNSITEVDVFDDRTLIRLDWDASQDHLFQCILEHDGQILGATGSPDGWNFELRFANREALSQCQDCCEAAHITLELTRIYNPTDPEAGPWYGLSEPQREALTLAVRKGYYDIPRGCTTAELADELGISDQAVTERLRRSIGTFGRYALIPPASGEGE from the coding sequence ATGAGCGTGATCGCAGAGGTTCGCATCCCATCCGACGATTTCGAACTCGGACAAATCCTCAGTCTGGAGCAAGCCTCGGCTATCGAACTGGAAACGCTCGTCCCGAGTGGGAACGTGACCGTGCCACTCTTCTGGGTCTACGAACCGGTCGAAAACGGCTTTCGCGAGACCGTCGAACGCTATCCGACTGTCAACAGCATTACCGAAGTGGACGTGTTCGACGACAGGACGCTCATCAGGCTCGACTGGGATGCGAGCCAGGACCACCTGTTTCAGTGTATCTTGGAACACGACGGGCAGATACTGGGTGCGACTGGATCGCCAGACGGTTGGAATTTCGAGCTGCGATTCGCAAACCGCGAGGCATTGAGTCAGTGCCAGGACTGCTGTGAGGCCGCGCACATCACGCTGGAGCTAACCCGAATATACAATCCGACGGACCCTGAGGCCGGTCCGTGGTACGGCCTGAGTGAGCCCCAACGAGAAGCGCTCACGCTCGCCGTTCGAAAGGGATACTACGACATTCCACGCGGCTGTACGACCGCGGAGTTAGCTGACGAACTCGGGATTTCCGATCAGGCGGTGACGGAGCGACTGCGTCGTTCTATCGGTACGTTCGGGAGATACGCACTCATTCCCCCAGCGTCCGGAGAAGGTGAGTGA
- a CDS encoding glutamine amidotransferase, translating to MTDVLLAGESWSSTSLLVKGRDVATATEYTEAADHLIEALESVGASVTHMPGDVVVRDFPRSKEALDEYDLVLLSDIGAQSLLLTPQVSAGQTDVNRCRLLGEWVAEGGALGMLGGYTSFAGEGGAAGYARTELADVLPVEIAHHDDRVETPEGAVPQNVGLSELPEEWPHVLGYNKLTADPDAEVLARVRDDPLVVIGEHGEGTTLAYATDCAPHWAPMEFLEWEHLPDMWDALLDRLVRAEAESARV from the coding sequence ATGACAGATGTTCTCCTCGCCGGTGAATCGTGGTCGTCGACGTCGCTGCTGGTCAAAGGACGGGACGTCGCGACCGCGACGGAGTACACCGAGGCCGCCGATCACCTGATCGAGGCGCTGGAGTCCGTCGGCGCGTCGGTGACGCACATGCCCGGGGACGTCGTCGTACGGGACTTCCCGCGGAGCAAAGAAGCCCTCGACGAGTACGACCTCGTCCTGCTCTCGGACATCGGCGCGCAGTCGCTGCTCCTGACGCCGCAGGTTTCCGCGGGCCAGACGGACGTCAACCGCTGCCGGCTCCTCGGCGAGTGGGTCGCCGAGGGCGGCGCGCTCGGGATGCTCGGGGGCTACACCAGCTTCGCCGGCGAGGGCGGCGCCGCGGGCTACGCCCGGACGGAACTCGCGGACGTGCTGCCCGTCGAGATCGCCCACCACGACGACCGCGTGGAGACGCCGGAGGGCGCGGTGCCCCAGAACGTCGGCCTGTCGGAGCTCCCCGAGGAGTGGCCCCACGTGCTCGGCTACAACAAGCTGACCGCCGATCCAGACGCCGAGGTGCTCGCGCGAGTGCGCGACGACCCGCTGGTCGTGATCGGCGAGCACGGCGAGGGCACGACGCTGGCCTACGCGACGGACTGCGCACCACACTGGGCGCCGATGGAGTTCCTCGAGTGGGAGCACCTGCCGGACATGTGGGACGCACTGCTGGATCGGCTGGTCCGCGCGGAGGCCGAGAGCGCGCGGGTCTGA
- a CDS encoding macro domain-containing protein: MEFRVVQGDIAAKSADALVNAAGTSLQMGSGVAGALRRGGGEALNEAAVAEGPVDLGEVAVTDAFDLDAEYVIHAAAMPHYGDGEATARSIRSATRNALATAESLGVESLVMPALGCGVAGFEYEEGVGIIAEVLDSWESETLDDVRLIAYADEEYEAMRRVAGAYDGYRE, translated from the coding sequence ATGGAGTTTCGCGTCGTGCAGGGAGACATCGCCGCCAAGTCGGCGGACGCGCTCGTCAACGCCGCGGGCACGAGTCTCCAGATGGGGAGTGGCGTCGCGGGTGCGTTGCGCCGTGGTGGCGGCGAGGCGCTGAACGAGGCGGCGGTCGCGGAGGGCCCGGTGGACCTCGGCGAGGTCGCGGTCACGGACGCGTTCGACCTCGACGCCGAGTACGTGATCCACGCGGCGGCGATGCCACACTACGGCGACGGAGAGGCGACCGCGCGGAGCATCCGGAGCGCGACCCGGAACGCGCTCGCGACGGCGGAGTCCCTGGGCGTCGAATCGCTCGTCATGCCTGCGCTTGGCTGTGGCGTGGCCGGGTTCGAGTACGAGGAGGGCGTCGGAATTATCGCGGAGGTCCTCGATAGCTGGGAGTCGGAGACGCTCGACGACGTCCGGCTGATCGCCTACGCCGACGAGGAGTACGAGGCGATGCGACGCGTCGCTGGAGCGTACGACGGGTACCGGGAGTAA
- a CDS encoding DUF5798 family protein → MGLGGTAKKVQKLADTAETLYEQIKDLQRRMVNLEESVDESTARLDRLEKENEKQRLILEAIATEHDVDVESLLAESAIDEAEPVEEEAAAESAADADGTAAAADADSGSPDAGEPTVVDEQGNTVE, encoded by the coding sequence ATGGGACTTGGCGGCACCGCAAAGAAGGTACAGAAGCTCGCAGACACGGCGGAGACGCTCTACGAGCAGATCAAGGACCTCCAGCGGCGGATGGTCAACCTCGAGGAGTCCGTCGACGAGTCCACCGCACGCCTCGATCGGCTGGAGAAAGAGAACGAGAAGCAGCGGCTCATCCTCGAAGCGATCGCGACCGAGCACGACGTCGACGTCGAGTCGCTGCTCGCCGAGTCCGCGATCGACGAGGCCGAGCCCGTCGAGGAGGAAGCGGCTGCGGAGTCGGCGGCCGACGCCGACGGAACGGCCGCCGCTGCCGACGCCGATAGCGGCTCCCCGGACGCTGGCGAGCCCACGGTCGTCGACGAGCAGGGCAACACTGTCGAGTAA
- a CDS encoding aldo/keto reductase: MEYTTLGSTGMEVSKICLGCMSFGSQDEWMLDEDESREIIERALDLGITFFDTANVYSSGESEEILGDVLSEYDRDRLTIATKVRWPGAKEHRNAEGLSRKTIEQELDHSLDRLGMDTVDLYQIHRWDYETPIETTLRALDDAVRRGKVRHIGASSMYAHQFAEALHTSDREDLARFETMQNLYHLTYREEEREMLPLCDRENIGVMPWSPLGGGYLTRPHEEFDETTRGDHEKNNIGLPYHEGAGREINSRVQELAEEKGVTMAQLALAWHFHKEWVTAPILGTTSVEHLEQAVEAVEIDLSDSDLEYLEEPYEPVEIYGHE; this comes from the coding sequence ATGGAGTACACGACTCTCGGTTCGACCGGAATGGAAGTCTCGAAGATCTGTCTGGGCTGTATGAGCTTCGGCAGCCAGGACGAGTGGATGCTCGACGAGGACGAGTCCCGCGAGATTATCGAGCGCGCGCTCGACCTCGGGATCACCTTCTTCGACACCGCCAACGTCTACAGCAGCGGCGAGAGCGAGGAGATCCTCGGCGATGTCCTCTCCGAGTACGATCGCGACCGGCTCACCATCGCGACGAAGGTCCGCTGGCCGGGCGCCAAGGAACACCGCAACGCGGAGGGCCTCTCCCGGAAGACCATCGAGCAGGAACTCGACCACAGCCTCGACCGGCTCGGGATGGACACCGTCGACCTCTACCAGATCCACCGCTGGGACTACGAGACGCCCATCGAGACCACGCTCCGCGCGCTCGACGACGCCGTCCGTCGCGGCAAGGTCCGCCACATCGGCGCTTCGTCGATGTACGCCCACCAGTTTGCAGAGGCGCTGCACACCAGCGACCGGGAGGACCTCGCGCGCTTCGAGACGATGCAGAACCTCTACCACCTGACCTACCGCGAGGAGGAACGCGAGATGCTGCCGCTCTGTGACCGCGAGAATATTGGCGTCATGCCCTGGAGCCCGCTCGGCGGCGGCTACCTGACTCGGCCCCACGAGGAGTTCGACGAGACGACCCGGGGCGACCACGAGAAGAACAACATCGGCCTGCCGTACCACGAAGGTGCAGGGCGGGAGATCAACAGCCGCGTGCAGGAACTCGCCGAGGAGAAGGGCGTGACGATGGCCCAGCTCGCGCTCGCCTGGCACTTCCACAAGGAGTGGGTCACCGCGCCGATCCTGGGGACCACGAGCGTCGAGCACCTCGAACAGGCCGTCGAGGCCGTCGAGATCGACCTGTCCGACTCCGATCTCGAGTACCTCGAGGAGCCCTACGAGCCCGTCGAAATCTACGGCCACGAGTAG
- a CDS encoding GNAT family N-acetyltransferase codes for MEIRQPAGLDDFRAAIDAHNRAWRVGYRGIVSADVIDAQVRPTEEEYLEELDEDVAAEPGPFLVAETDDGDVVGFVRARYTGTSAFVAGLGGEIRDLYVDPAHWREGVGSALLASAVEWLPDMIDGISVAVLVDNERARSFLEANDLVFEETTDIDLAGDPHEHAVYRIGFED; via the coding sequence ATGGAGATTCGCCAGCCGGCCGGTCTCGACGACTTCCGCGCCGCGATCGACGCCCACAACCGGGCCTGGCGAGTCGGGTACCGGGGGATCGTTTCGGCCGACGTGATCGACGCGCAGGTCCGACCGACCGAGGAGGAGTACCTCGAGGAACTCGACGAGGACGTCGCCGCGGAGCCCGGTCCGTTCCTCGTCGCGGAGACGGACGACGGCGACGTGGTCGGGTTCGTCCGAGCGCGCTACACCGGGACCTCGGCGTTCGTCGCCGGACTGGGCGGCGAGATTCGGGACCTCTACGTCGATCCCGCGCACTGGCGCGAGGGCGTCGGCTCCGCCTTGCTCGCCTCGGCAGTCGAGTGGCTCCCGGACATGATCGACGGGATTTCCGTCGCGGTGCTCGTCGACAACGAACGGGCGCGATCCTTCCTCGAGGCCAACGACCTCGTGTTCGAGGAGACGACGGACATCGACCTCGCCGGCGACCCGCACGAGCATGCCGTCTACCGGATCGGTTTCGAAGACTGA
- a CDS encoding universal stress protein: MPPTDPHERRQRADRWLADGAGGLAIVVAVGGRDVQRVDGLADAVADLAGPALANVHVVHAYTPEQFDETTDRLNFPDDAPPEPDEVARRTKAVRDLVDRLETATAEDATRIEVHGTVNEDAGEAIVDLATDVEADRVLVGGRKRSPAGKAVFGSTAQHVLLNADCPVTFVRD, encoded by the coding sequence ATGCCACCGACAGACCCCCACGAGAGGCGCCAGCGAGCAGATCGCTGGCTGGCCGACGGCGCCGGCGGGCTCGCGATCGTCGTCGCGGTGGGCGGGCGGGACGTCCAGCGCGTCGACGGCCTCGCGGACGCGGTCGCGGACCTCGCCGGACCGGCGCTCGCCAACGTACACGTCGTGCACGCCTACACGCCCGAGCAGTTCGACGAGACCACCGATCGACTCAATTTCCCCGACGACGCGCCACCGGAGCCGGACGAGGTCGCACGGCGCACGAAAGCGGTCCGCGACCTCGTCGACCGCCTGGAGACCGCGACGGCCGAGGACGCCACCCGGATCGAGGTCCACGGGACCGTGAACGAGGACGCCGGCGAAGCGATCGTCGACCTCGCGACCGACGTCGAGGCGGACCGCGTGCTCGTCGGCGGCCGGAAACGGTCGCCCGCGGGCAAGGCCGTGTTCGGGAGCACCGCCCAGCACGTCCTCCTCAACGCGGACTGTCCCGTCACCTTCGTCCGCGACTGA
- a CDS encoding YbhB/YbcL family Raf kinase inhibitor-like protein, which yields MSELTLTSPAFADGEPIPDEYGYEARNVNPPLRIEGAPDAAESIVLLMDDPDAVEPAGKVWDHWTVFDLDPELTEIPEDWDVEGTEGRNDYGEVGYGGPNPPDGEHTYRFRVYALDRSLDTAGVETKDAVEAAMDGHVLAQDTLTGTYAP from the coding sequence ATGTCCGAACTCACACTCACAAGTCCGGCGTTCGCGGACGGGGAGCCGATTCCCGACGAGTACGGCTACGAAGCACGGAACGTCAACCCACCCTTGCGCATCGAGGGCGCGCCCGACGCGGCGGAGTCGATCGTCCTCCTGATGGACGACCCCGACGCCGTCGAGCCTGCGGGCAAGGTCTGGGACCACTGGACGGTCTTCGACCTCGATCCCGAACTGACCGAGATCCCCGAGGACTGGGACGTCGAGGGAACGGAAGGCCGCAACGACTACGGCGAGGTCGGCTACGGCGGCCCGAACCCGCCGGACGGCGAGCACACCTACCGCTTCCGCGTCTACGCGCTCGATCGGTCCCTGGACACCGCCGGCGTCGAGACCAAGGACGCCGTCGAGGCGGCGATGGACGGCCACGTCCTCGCACAGGACACGCTCACCGGGACCTACGCGCCCTGA